The region AGATGATCACCTACCCGCGGACCGATTCGCGGTATCTGCCGGAGGACTACACCGGCAACGTCCGCGAAACGATGCAGGACATCGGCAACAGCGACCTGGACGTGGCGAAATACGCGAAAGCCGTGCTCTCCGGCAGCGACGAAAAAGGCCCGCGCCTTCACAAATCCCGCCGTGTCTTCGACAGCAAGAAGGTCTCGGACCACTTTGCCATCATCCCGACCGGAAAATTCGCCAAGCTCAGCGACGCGGAGCAGAAGCTCTACGACATGATCGTGAAGCGCTTCATCGCCGTTTTCTATCCTTCCGCCGAGTTCGAGCAGACGACGCGCCTCAGCCGCATCGCACAGGATTGCTTCAAGACGGAAGGCCGCGTGCTGGTGAAACCCGGCTGGCTGGAGGTCTACGGCCGCCGCCCCGGCGTCGCCGCGGGCAAGGACGAGCTCGTTCCCGTCCGCGAGGGAGAAACCGCCCATGCGGATCCGGTGGAAGTCCTCGCCGAGGAAACCAAGCCACCCGCCCGCATGACCGAGTCCACCCTCCTTTCCGCAATGGAAGGGGCTGGCAAGCTGATCGATGACGAAGCCCTCCGCGAGGCCATGGCCGAGCGCGGCCTCGGCACTCCGGCCACCCGCGCGGCCACCATCGAGGGACTCATTTCCCAGAAATACCTCGCCCGCGAAGGCCGCGACCTCTTCGTCTCCGGCAGCGGCATGCGCCTCATCTCCCTCGTCCGCGAGATGGAGATCGAGGGACTCTACTCACCGAAGCTCACCGGCGACTGGGAGTTCAAGCTCCGCCAGATGGAGCAGGGCCTGCTCAAGCGCAGCGACTTCATGAAGGAGATCATCTCCTACACCAACGAGATCTGCGCCAAGGCCCGCCACGCAGCGGATCTGGCGAAGAGCGAGGTCTTCCCCGACCTGCAGGTCCCCTGCCCCATGTGCGGCGCGGCCTCGCTCAAGCAGACCGAGGCCACCTACGAATGCCGCGAGCCGGAGTGCAAGTTCAAGGCGAAGAAACACATCGCCGGCCGCCTCCTCACCGAGGAAGAGGCCATCCAGCTCTTCACCACCAAACACGTCGGGCCCCTCACCGGCTTCCGCTCGAAGTTCAACAAACCCTTCGACGCGGCGCTGGAAATGGACGCCAAGTTCAAGATCAACTTCGTCTTCGAAGGCGACGACCGCGACGGCCCGCCGGAGCTCACCGAAGAACAATTCATCGGTGAGGCGAAGACCGCGGATGGCCAAAGCTACAAGGTCTACGCCACGGACAAGGCCTACCACGTCCCCGAGATCGTCACCAAGAAGGACCCCCACGGCATCCGCATCGGCAAGGCCATCCTCCAGTGCGAGATCCCGACCGAGCAGGTCCTCAAGCTCATCTCCACCGGCAAGACCGACGTCCTCAAGGGCTTCGTCTCGAACCGCACCAAACGCAAGTTCGACGCCCACCTCACCTTCGACCCCAAAGACGGAAAGATCGGCTTCGATTTCCCGCCAAGGCCCGTGAAGAAGGTGGCCGCGAAGAAGGTGGCGAAGGAGGCTTGAGGAGGGTGGGACTACGGCCCACCCATTTGCCCTGCTTCGCCATCAAGGAGAGGCGATCTCCGGATCGCTCTAACCAATGAGTAATCTTGCCATCTTTTAGACGGCTTGCTTCATTCCGGCATGTCTGGAGTTCCTTCCCCTGGTGATGCCAAGCGCTTTCGTATCGCTTTCTCATTTGCCGGAGAGAAACGGGATTTCGTCAAACAGGTTGCGGACCTACTCTCTTCCCGCTTCACCAAGGCGAAGATCCTTTATGACAAATATCACGAGGCCGAGTTCGCAAGAAATGACTTAAGCATCTACCTGCCGAATCTTTACAACCGCGATTCTGATCTCATCGTCGTGGTATTCTGCCCAGACTACGATACGAAAGAATGGACGGGTTTGGAGTGGCTGGCGATTCACGATCTCCTACAACAACGACGTCGCGAGGAAGTTCTGCTCTCTCGGTTCTCTCGCGCTCAAGTCGACGGCTTGTTCCGTGGAGCCGGATTCATCGAACTTGATGACAAAAGTCCAGAGCAAACCGCCAAACTGATTCTCGAACGCCTCGCTCTCAACGAAGGAAAGCCCAAAGAGCACTATACAAAATCCACATCCGCCGCCCCCATACTAAAAACATCCATCCCCCACAATCTCCCTTCTCTTCAACCCTTCTTCGGTCGTGAGGACGAGTTGAAAAAAATCGCCGATGCTCTCGATCCCGATACCCGCACTTATGGTGCGCTCATTGATGGACCAGGCGGGATGGGCAAGACATCCCTCGCCGTTCGCGCCGCTCATAATGTCTCGCCGGATGTATTTAAAAGGATCATCTTCATCTCCCTGAAAACCCGCGAACTCGACGACGATGGCGTGCGCGACCTCAGCGGATTCATCCTCTCCGGCCTCGTCGAACTTCTCAACGAACTCGCCCGTGAACTCAATCGCGATGAAATCCTCAAACTCCCCGAAGACCAACGCCCGCGACTGCTGCTTGACGCCTTGCGCGGCACGCAAACCCTCCTCGTCCTCGACAACCTTGAAAGCCTGACCAAGAGCGAGCGGGACACTCTTTTCACTTTCGTCAAAAAACTCCCAACCGGCTGCAAGGCGATCCTCACCAGTCGTGGCCGTATCGGCTCCGGTGCGGAGGAACTGATCCTTGAAAAACTCAGCGAGAACGCAGCCCTTGAAACCCTCGCCGAACTCGCCACCCGCAACCCGCTTCTTGCGCAAACCGGCGAAGCCGAGCGTCTCGTCCTCTACCGCGAGACCGCGGGCAAACCTCTCCTCCTCCGCTGGACCGCAGGCCAACTCGGACGCGGCCACTGCCTCACCTTCACCGATGCGTTACATTTCATCCGCTCCTGCCCGGAAGGAAATGACCCGCTCGAATTCATCTTCGGCGATCTCGTCGAGGACTTCGACGACGACGAAACAAAAGCCCTCTGTGCCCTTACCTACTTCACGCTTCCGGTCAAAGTAGAGCACGTCTCCGCTATCGCCGGGCTGCCGGAAACGAAAATCGACCGCGCGCTGCGCAAGCTCACCGTCCGCTCCCTCGCAGTCCCCACCGATGAGCTAAGCACCTTCGCCCTCGTGCCCATGGTCGCGGACTTCCTGCGGAAGAAAAAACCCGAGGCAGTGGCGGAAACCGGCGACCGTTTGGAAAAGCACGCCTATGCGTTAATCGTAGAAAACGGCTCCTATGACCATAACCGCTTTCCCATCCTCGAAGCAGGTTGGCCCATCATTGCCCCCGCCTTGCCTCTCTTCTTCGCTGGCGATAACACGCGCATCCTGACTGTCGGCATTGCACTTCGAAACTTTTTATATTTTCAGAACCGCTGGGATGAATGGTTGGCTATATGCGAAAAAGGCGAAACCAAGGCAATGGCCGGCGGCGATCACGCCAAGGCGGGCTGGTGTGCCTATTTTATAGGCTATGTGCATCATAAGCGTCAACAAACCAATGCCGTGCTCACCTGCGCCGACCGCGCGAACGCGCACTGGGTGCGGGCGAAGGCAGGTGCCCGAGAGTTCGCATTCGCCAAATATTTGCATGGCCTACACTATGACTTGAAACAGGACTACGCTGCCGCCATCACCGCCTACTACGATGCTGTTGAACTGTGGCGTGGTCTGGCACCCAAAAGTGTAGATGTGGCCCTGGGACTAAACGCTCTCGCCGATGCTGAGAAAGACTTCGGCGACCTGGCGGCGGCAGAGGGACATTATCGCGAGGCGCTGTGCGTAGCGTTGGGCGTCGGCGCAGCGCCGAACGTGGCGATCATCACTGGCAATCTGGCAACGTTGCACCTAAGCCGGGAAGATTGGCCGACAGCCGAAACCCTTGCGCGC is a window of Luteolibacter yonseiensis DNA encoding:
- the topB gene encoding DNA topoisomerase III, which translates into the protein MGKTLIIAEKPSVMTDLSKVLTKVLGKFEKNGSGRDVFFENDSAVITSAVGHLVELRMPMGPNGKKLPWNFGVLPAIPDKFELDPIPDSEARLKQVLKLAKRKDVDLIVNACDAGREGELIFRYIMEIGKIDKPVKRLWMQSMTSDSILEAWKNLRTGEQMKPLADAAKCRSESDWLVGLNATRALTCFNSRHGGFNITAAGRVQTPTLAILAQREAEIQAFKPTPYFEVHGTFGVDSGEYLGKWIDEAWKKDETKPLAKAERIWDRQTAEDIQARCQGKTAKVTEEKKAATQISPQLYDLTTLQREAPFSAKGTLQLAQALYEKHKMITYPRTDSRYLPEDYTGNVRETMQDIGNSDLDVAKYAKAVLSGSDEKGPRLHKSRRVFDSKKVSDHFAIIPTGKFAKLSDAEQKLYDMIVKRFIAVFYPSAEFEQTTRLSRIAQDCFKTEGRVLVKPGWLEVYGRRPGVAAGKDELVPVREGETAHADPVEVLAEETKPPARMTESTLLSAMEGAGKLIDDEALREAMAERGLGTPATRAATIEGLISQKYLAREGRDLFVSGSGMRLISLVREMEIEGLYSPKLTGDWEFKLRQMEQGLLKRSDFMKEIISYTNEICAKARHAADLAKSEVFPDLQVPCPMCGAASLKQTEATYECREPECKFKAKKHIAGRLLTEEEAIQLFTTKHVGPLTGFRSKFNKPFDAALEMDAKFKINFVFEGDDRDGPPELTEEQFIGEAKTADGQSYKVYATDKAYHVPEIVTKKDPHGIRIGKAILQCEIPTEQVLKLISTGKTDVLKGFVSNRTKRKFDAHLTFDPKDGKIGFDFPPRPVKKVAAKKVAKEA
- a CDS encoding tetratricopeptide repeat protein gives rise to the protein MSGVPSPGDAKRFRIAFSFAGEKRDFVKQVADLLSSRFTKAKILYDKYHEAEFARNDLSIYLPNLYNRDSDLIVVVFCPDYDTKEWTGLEWLAIHDLLQQRRREEVLLSRFSRAQVDGLFRGAGFIELDDKSPEQTAKLILERLALNEGKPKEHYTKSTSAAPILKTSIPHNLPSLQPFFGREDELKKIADALDPDTRTYGALIDGPGGMGKTSLAVRAAHNVSPDVFKRIIFISLKTRELDDDGVRDLSGFILSGLVELLNELARELNRDEILKLPEDQRPRLLLDALRGTQTLLVLDNLESLTKSERDTLFTFVKKLPTGCKAILTSRGRIGSGAEELILEKLSENAALETLAELATRNPLLAQTGEAERLVLYRETAGKPLLLRWTAGQLGRGHCLTFTDALHFIRSCPEGNDPLEFIFGDLVEDFDDDETKALCALTYFTLPVKVEHVSAIAGLPETKIDRALRKLTVRSLAVPTDELSTFALVPMVADFLRKKKPEAVAETGDRLEKHAYALIVENGSYDHNRFPILEAGWPIIAPALPLFFAGDNTRILTVGIALRNFLYFQNRWDEWLAICEKGETKAMAGGDHAKAGWCAYFIGYVHHKRQQTNAVLTCADRANAHWVRAKAGAREFAFAKYLHGLHYDLKQDYAAAITAYYDAVELWRGLAPKSVDVALGLNALADAEKDFGDLAAAEGHYREALCVALGVGAAPNVAIITGNLATLHLSREDWPTAETLARKSLSLSETVNRHELIARDNRVLAHALLRQGKAADALPHARRAKEIYTRLGSPDLSAAQTTLAECEVSLAAE